From Nitrobacter sp. NHB1, a single genomic window includes:
- the gap gene encoding type I glyceraldehyde-3-phosphate dehydrogenase, translated as MAVRVAINGFGRIGRNVLRAIYEAKRDEIEIVAINDLGPVETNAHLLRFDSVHGRFPFEVKVEGDCIVIGKNKIKVTAERDPSKLPWKELGVDIAMECTGLFTARDKAAAHLTAGAKRVLVSAPADGADMTVVYGVNHDKLTKDHLVVSNGSCTTNCLAPVAKVINDLVGIETGFMTTIHAYTGDQPSLDTMHKDLYRGRAAALSMVPTSTGAARAIGLVLPELKGKLDGVAIRVPTPNVSVIDLKVIAKRETTAKEINEAMKRAASQELKGILGTTDQPNVSSDFNHDPHSSTFHIDQTKVQNGTLVRVLSWYDNEWGFSNRMNDTAVAMAKLI; from the coding sequence ATGGCTGTCCGGGTCGCAATCAACGGGTTTGGCCGCATCGGTCGCAATGTTTTGCGCGCCATCTACGAGGCCAAGCGCGACGAGATCGAGATCGTCGCCATCAACGATCTCGGCCCGGTGGAAACCAACGCGCATCTGCTGCGCTTCGACTCGGTGCACGGCCGCTTCCCGTTCGAGGTGAAGGTCGAAGGCGACTGCATCGTGATCGGCAAGAACAAGATCAAGGTGACCGCCGAACGCGATCCCTCGAAGCTGCCGTGGAAGGAACTCGGCGTCGATATCGCCATGGAGTGTACCGGCCTTTTCACCGCCAGGGACAAGGCCGCGGCGCACCTGACCGCCGGCGCCAAGCGCGTGCTGGTGTCGGCTCCGGCCGACGGCGCCGACATGACCGTGGTCTACGGCGTCAACCACGACAAGCTGACCAAGGACCATCTGGTCGTCTCGAACGGTTCCTGCACCACCAACTGTCTCGCTCCGGTGGCGAAGGTTATCAACGATCTGGTCGGCATCGAGACCGGCTTCATGACCACGATCCACGCCTATACCGGCGACCAGCCGTCGCTCGACACCATGCACAAGGACCTCTACCGCGGCCGTGCCGCGGCGCTCTCGATGGTCCCGACCTCGACCGGCGCCGCGAGGGCGATCGGCCTGGTGTTGCCGGAACTGAAGGGCAAGCTTGACGGCGTCGCGATCCGCGTGCCGACGCCGAACGTCTCGGTGATCGATCTCAAGGTGATCGCCAAGAGAGAGACCACCGCCAAGGAGATCAACGAGGCGATGAAGCGCGCCGCCTCGCAGGAGCTGAAAGGCATCCTCGGCACCACCGACCAGCCCAACGTGTCGAGTGATTTCAACCACGATCCGCATTCCTCGACGTTCCACATCGACCAGACCAAGGTGCAGAATGGCACGCTGGTCCGCGTGCTGTCGTGGTACGACAACGAATGGGGCTTCTCCAACCGCATGAACGACACCGCCGTGGCGATGGCGAAGCTGATCTGA
- the mgtE gene encoding magnesium transporter, with product MMDTYTATDGDLDVFALASRLSDGHVADNVEILNQLEPRDAAAVLVLLPVDISVEILDKPELNFGPEIVEALPRQTATLMLAGMSADMAADIVQQLEEPARTELMQGLDAATRTTIEGLLAYPENTAGAMMTTEFVSVPATWTVERTLQHIRQVERTRETVYAIYVLDAFTRRLVGAVSLRRLIAGEPSARIADLARSPITTSPLIDREEVARLISRHDMLAVPVIDKAGHVLGIVTVDDIIDAIIEENTEDVQKFGGMAATDEPYLQVGLAAMIRKRGGWLAVLFLGEMLTASAMQHFEGELEKAIVLTLFIPLIMSSGGNSGSQATSLLIRALALREVKLGDWWRVAFRELPTGLILGAMLGAIGIVRVVAWQKLGIYDYGEHWILVGLTVAAALIGVVTFGSVAGSMLPFILQRAGFDPASASAPFVATLVDVTGLMIYFSVALLILRGTLL from the coding sequence ATGATGGATACCTACACCGCCACGGACGGAGACCTCGATGTGTTCGCGCTGGCCTCGCGCCTGAGCGACGGCCATGTCGCCGACAACGTCGAAATCCTCAACCAGCTCGAGCCGCGGGACGCAGCCGCGGTGCTGGTGCTGCTGCCAGTCGATATTTCGGTCGAGATTCTCGACAAGCCGGAACTGAACTTCGGCCCCGAGATCGTCGAGGCGCTGCCGCGGCAGACCGCGACCCTCATGCTGGCCGGTATGTCGGCCGACATGGCCGCCGACATCGTGCAGCAGCTCGAGGAGCCGGCCCGTACCGAGTTGATGCAGGGGCTCGACGCGGCAACGCGCACGACCATCGAGGGCCTGCTCGCCTACCCGGAAAACACCGCGGGCGCGATGATGACGACCGAGTTCGTCAGCGTGCCCGCGACCTGGACCGTGGAGCGCACCTTGCAGCACATCCGCCAGGTCGAGCGCACCCGCGAGACGGTCTATGCCATTTATGTCCTGGATGCCTTCACCCGACGCCTGGTCGGCGCGGTGTCGCTGCGGCGGTTGATCGCCGGCGAGCCTTCGGCCAGGATCGCCGATCTGGCGCGCTCGCCGATCACCACCTCGCCGCTGATAGACCGCGAGGAGGTGGCGCGGCTGATCTCGCGGCACGACATGCTGGCGGTGCCCGTGATCGACAAGGCCGGGCATGTACTCGGCATCGTCACGGTCGACGACATCATCGACGCCATCATCGAGGAAAATACCGAGGACGTGCAGAAGTTCGGCGGCATGGCGGCGACCGACGAGCCTTATCTGCAGGTCGGGCTCGCGGCGATGATTCGCAAGCGCGGCGGCTGGCTCGCGGTGCTGTTTCTCGGCGAGATGCTGACCGCCAGCGCCATGCAGCACTTCGAGGGCGAACTGGAAAAGGCCATCGTGCTGACGCTGTTCATACCGCTGATCATGAGTTCCGGCGGTAATTCCGGGTCGCAGGCGACCTCGCTGCTGATCCGGGCGCTGGCGCTGCGTGAAGTGAAACTCGGCGACTGGTGGCGCGTCGCCTTTCGCGAACTGCCGACGGGACTGATCCTCGGCGCCATGCTGGGCGCGATCGGTATCGTTCGCGTCGTGGCCTGGCAGAAGCTCGGCATCTACGACTATGGCGAGCACTGGATACTGGTCGGGCTGACCGTCGCGGCCGCGCTGATCGGTGTCGTGACCTTCGGCTCGGTGGCGGGATCGATGCTGCCGTTCATCCTGCAACGCGCCGGCTTCGACCCCGCCAGCGCCTCGGCGCCGTTCGTCGCCACGCTGGTCGATGTCACCGGCCTGATGATCTATTTCAGCGTCGCACTGCTGATTTTGCGCGGGACGCTGCTGTAG
- a CDS encoding DUF4164 domain-containing protein — protein sequence MNDRPANRPASSEPANSGAVEIDAATRRLTAALDALERAVERRREADRDEDELASRIQALGADRSRLADELDGALVRTRKLERTNREIAEKLDAAIETIKSLLDAAGEKP from the coding sequence ATGAACGACCGACCCGCCAACCGCCCCGCCAGTTCCGAGCCGGCCAATAGCGGCGCGGTCGAGATCGACGCGGCGACCCGGCGGCTGACGGCCGCACTCGATGCGCTGGAACGCGCGGTGGAACGGCGGCGCGAGGCGGACCGCGACGAGGACGAGCTGGCGAGCCGCATTCAGGCGCTGGGCGCGGACCGTTCGCGGCTTGCGGACGAACTCGACGGCGCGCTGGTGCGTACGCGCAAGCTCGAACGCACCAATCGCGAAATCGCCGAAAAACTCGATGCGGCGATCGAAACCATCAAGTCCTTGCTCGACGCGGCGGGGGAGAAGCCATGA
- a CDS encoding DUF488 domain-containing protein, with protein sequence MAHPFFTIGHSTRTIAEFVDLLNAAGVRLVVDVRTVPRSRTNPQYNRDELPGTLADFQIGYEHIAALGGLRGHKRDTADATNAFWQNRSFHNYADYAMSADFRAGLAQLLDLGRRTPCAVMCAEAVWWRCHRRIIADYLILAGDVVFHIMGHGHVEAARMTEGARPVADGVLTYPAI encoded by the coding sequence ATGGCGCATCCGTTTTTCACCATCGGCCACTCAACGCGTACCATCGCGGAGTTTGTCGATTTGCTGAATGCGGCCGGTGTGCGCCTCGTGGTCGATGTCCGTACCGTTCCACGCTCGCGGACCAATCCGCAGTACAATCGGGATGAACTGCCCGGCACGCTCGCCGATTTTCAGATCGGCTACGAACATATCGCGGCGCTCGGCGGCCTGCGCGGGCACAAGCGCGACACAGCGGACGCCACCAATGCCTTCTGGCAGAACCGGAGCTTCCACAACTATGCCGACTACGCCATGAGCGCGGATTTTCGTGCCGGCCTGGCTCAGTTGCTGGATCTCGGCCGCCGTACGCCGTGTGCGGTGATGTGCGCGGAAGCGGTGTGGTGGCGATGCCACCGGCGGATCATCGCGGACTACCTGATCCTCGCCGGCGACGTGGTATTCCATATCATGGGTCATGGTCACGTCGAAGCGGCGCGGATGACCGAGGGCGCAAGACCCGTGGCTGATGGAGTTCTCACATACCCCGCGATATGA
- the ruvC gene encoding crossover junction endodeoxyribonuclease RuvC: protein MISSPIRILGIDPGLRRTGWGVLDVEGNRLMFVGCGSVETREGIALASRLLAIHEGLGRVLDEFRPAEAAIEQTFVNKDGVATLKLGQARGVAMLAPAMFGIEVSEYAPNQVKKTVVGAGHADKTQIQAMLKILLPKADPKSADAADALAIAITHAHHRGAAALRRKVAGA, encoded by the coding sequence ATGATCTCGTCACCGATTCGCATTCTGGGCATCGACCCCGGCCTGCGCCGCACCGGCTGGGGCGTGCTCGACGTCGAGGGCAACCGGCTGATGTTCGTAGGCTGCGGCTCGGTAGAGACGCGCGAAGGTATCGCGCTGGCGAGCCGGCTGCTGGCGATCCATGAAGGGCTCGGCCGGGTACTCGACGAGTTCCGCCCGGCGGAGGCGGCGATCGAGCAGACCTTCGTCAACAAGGACGGCGTGGCGACGCTGAAACTCGGACAGGCGCGCGGCGTCGCGATGCTGGCGCCGGCGATGTTCGGCATCGAGGTTTCGGAATACGCGCCCAATCAGGTGAAGAAGACCGTGGTCGGCGCGGGCCACGCCGACAAGACCCAGATCCAGGCCATGCTGAAAATCCTGCTGCCCAAAGCCGACCCGAAGAGCGCCGACGCCGCCGACGCGCTCGCCATCGCCATCACCCACGCGCATCACCGTGGCGCTGCGGCGCTGCGGCGGAAGGTGGCGGGCGCATGA
- a CDS encoding YebC/PmpR family DNA-binding transcriptional regulator, producing the protein MAGHSQFKNIMHRKGRQDAQKSKLFSKLAREITVAAKLGTPDPAMNARLRAAMIAARAENMPKDNIERAIKKASGNDAESYDELRYEGYGPGGVAVIMEVLTDNRNRAASDIRSYFTKCGGNLGETGSVSFMFDRLGVVEYGADKASADDMLEAAVEAGADDVVSGEGGHEIYASQETFRDVAKALEGKFGEARKVALIWKPQNTVAVDDNTGEKLLKLIDLLNEHDDVQNVYANFEVSDALMAKLGG; encoded by the coding sequence ATGGCCGGACATTCCCAATTCAAGAACATCATGCACCGCAAGGGCAGGCAGGATGCCCAGAAGTCGAAGCTGTTCAGCAAGCTCGCGCGCGAAATCACGGTGGCCGCCAAGTTAGGGACGCCCGATCCGGCGATGAATGCGCGGCTGCGTGCCGCCATGATCGCGGCGCGGGCGGAAAACATGCCCAAGGACAATATCGAGCGCGCCATCAAGAAGGCCAGCGGCAACGACGCCGAGAGCTATGACGAACTGCGTTACGAAGGCTACGGCCCCGGCGGCGTCGCCGTCATCATGGAAGTGCTGACCGACAATCGCAATCGCGCCGCCTCCGACATCCGCTCGTATTTCACCAAGTGTGGCGGCAATCTCGGTGAAACCGGCTCGGTATCGTTCATGTTCGACCGGCTCGGCGTCGTCGAATACGGCGCGGACAAGGCCTCGGCCGACGACATGCTGGAGGCCGCCGTTGAGGCCGGCGCCGACGACGTGGTGTCGGGCGAGGGCGGCCACGAAATCTATGCGTCGCAGGAAACCTTCCGCGACGTCGCCAAGGCGCTCGAAGGCAAGTTCGGCGAGGCGCGCAAGGTGGCCCTGATCTGGAAGCCGCAGAACACCGTCGCTGTCGATGACAACACCGGCGAGAAGCTCCTCAAGCTGATCGACCTCCTCAACGAACACGACGACGTCCAGAACGTCTATGCCAATTTCGAAGTGTCCGACGCGCTGATGGCGAAGCTGGGCGGGTAG
- the ruvB gene encoding Holliday junction branch migration DNA helicase RuvB has protein sequence MTTPPRIVTPERRSDDVGDTTLRPQKLSEFVGQAQARANLQIFIDAARKRKEALDHVLFVGPPGLGKTTLAQIVARELGVGFRATSGPVIAKAGDLAALLTNLEERDVLFIDEIHRLSPAVEEVLYPAMEDFQLDLIIGEGPAARSVKIELSKFTLVGATTRAGLLTNPLRDRFGIPVRLNFYTEGELEKIVSRGARVLDVGMTPDGANEIARRARGTPRIAGRLLRRVRDFASAADAASIDRKIADHALGALEVDAAGLDAMDRRYLTTIALNYGGGPVGVETMAAALSEPRDAIEDIIEPFLIQCGYLQRTPRGRLLTSHAFRHLGLTEPSRDPSQFGLFGGEE, from the coding sequence ATGACAACACCCCCCCGCATCGTCACGCCTGAGCGCCGGTCCGATGATGTCGGCGACACCACGCTGCGGCCGCAAAAGCTGTCCGAGTTCGTCGGCCAGGCGCAGGCCCGCGCCAATCTGCAAATCTTCATTGATGCCGCGCGCAAGCGCAAAGAGGCGCTCGATCACGTGCTGTTTGTTGGTCCCCCCGGCCTCGGCAAGACCACGCTGGCGCAGATCGTCGCACGCGAACTCGGCGTCGGCTTTCGCGCCACTTCCGGCCCCGTGATCGCCAAGGCCGGCGATCTCGCAGCGCTTCTGACCAACTTAGAGGAGCGCGACGTTTTGTTCATCGACGAGATTCATCGCCTCTCGCCGGCGGTGGAGGAGGTGCTCTATCCGGCGATGGAGGATTTCCAGCTCGATCTCATCATCGGCGAGGGGCCGGCGGCCCGCTCGGTCAAGATCGAGCTTTCGAAGTTCACGCTGGTCGGCGCCACCACGCGCGCGGGCCTTCTCACCAATCCGCTGCGCGACCGTTTCGGGATTCCGGTGCGGCTGAATTTCTACACCGAGGGTGAACTGGAGAAGATCGTCAGCCGCGGCGCCCGTGTTCTCGATGTCGGCATGACACCGGACGGCGCCAACGAGATCGCCCGCCGCGCCCGCGGCACGCCGCGGATCGCAGGGCGGCTGTTGCGCCGCGTGCGCGATTTTGCTTCCGCCGCCGATGCGGCGTCGATCGACCGTAAGATCGCCGATCATGCGCTCGGCGCGCTGGAAGTCGACGCGGCCGGTCTCGATGCGATGGACCGCCGCTATCTCACCACCATCGCGCTGAATTACGGCGGCGGGCCGGTCGGCGTCGAGACCATGGCGGCGGCGCTGTCGGAGCCGCGCGACGCCATCGAGGACATCATCGAGCCGTTCCTGATCCAGTGCGGCTACCTGCAGCGCACCCCGCGCGGACGGCTGCTCACCTCGCACGCCTTCCGCCATCTCGGCCTGACTGAGCCCTCGCGCGATCCGTCGCAGTTCGGATTGTTCGGCGGGGAGGAGTGA
- the ruvA gene encoding Holliday junction branch migration protein RuvA — MIGKLKGIIDSYGEDYVILDVGGVGYQVHCASRTLQALPVPSEAAVLSIETYVREDQIKLFGFRTDHEREWFRLLQTVQGVGARVALAVLGTLSPADLANAIALRDKASVARTPGVGPKVAERIVTELKDKAPAFANVDPAIVHLAGALDDQRAPGPVRDAISALVNLGYGQPQAAAAIAAASRSAGENAEAAQLIRLGLKELAK; from the coding sequence ATGATCGGCAAACTCAAGGGGATCATCGACTCTTACGGCGAGGATTACGTGATCCTCGATGTCGGCGGCGTCGGCTATCAGGTGCATTGCGCATCGCGCACGCTGCAGGCGCTGCCGGTGCCGAGCGAGGCGGCGGTGTTGTCGATCGAGACCTATGTGCGCGAGGACCAGATCAAGCTGTTCGGCTTCCGCACCGACCACGAGCGCGAATGGTTTCGCCTGCTGCAGACGGTGCAGGGCGTCGGCGCGCGGGTGGCGCTCGCGGTGCTCGGCACGCTGTCGCCGGCCGACCTCGCCAATGCCATTGCCTTGCGCGACAAGGCGTCGGTGGCGCGCACGCCGGGTGTCGGCCCGAAGGTGGCCGAACGCATCGTCACCGAACTGAAGGACAAGGCGCCGGCCTTCGCCAACGTCGATCCCGCCATTGTGCATCTTGCAGGCGCCCTCGACGATCAGCGCGCGCCGGGTCCGGTGCGGGATGCGATCTCCGCGCTGGTCAATCTCGGCTACGGCCAGCCGCAGGCGGCCGCGGCGATTGCCGCCGCATCTCGCAGCGCCGGTGAGAATGCCGAGGCCGCGCAACTGATCCGGCTGGGCTTGAAGGAGCTGGCGAAGTGA
- a CDS encoding 5-formyltetrahydrofolate cyclo-ligase, with amino-acid sequence MLRAAALARRDALSVRQRAGAVRAIAARMPPLDITPSMVVAGYAPIRSEIDPAQLMQRFAAAGAALAMPAISARDAALAFRAWTPGDALVPGAFGISEPPVAATEVVPDIVLVPLVAFDRAGHRIGYGAGYYDRTLASLRRQKTVTAIGLAFAVQEIAQVPALPHDVRLNYVVTETDLFDFRSL; translated from the coding sequence ATGCTGCGCGCTGCCGCATTGGCGCGGCGCGACGCCCTGAGTGTGCGCCAGCGCGCCGGCGCCGTGCGCGCGATCGCGGCGCGGATGCCGCCGCTCGATATTACGCCGTCAATGGTCGTCGCCGGCTACGCCCCGATCCGCAGCGAGATCGATCCCGCGCAACTGATGCAGAGGTTTGCCGCAGCCGGCGCGGCGCTTGCGATGCCGGCGATTTCAGCGCGCGACGCCGCGCTGGCGTTCCGCGCGTGGACGCCGGGCGACGCGCTGGTGCCCGGCGCGTTCGGGATTTCCGAGCCGCCCGTCGCCGCGACCGAGGTGGTCCCGGATATCGTGCTGGTGCCGCTCGTGGCGTTTGACCGCGCCGGCCATCGGATCGGCTATGGCGCCGGCTATTACGACCGCACGCTTGCGAGCCTGCGCCGGCAGAAGACCGTCACCGCCATCGGTCTCGCTTTCGCGGTGCAGGAAATTGCGCAGGTGCCGGCGTTGCCCCACGACGTCCGGCTGAATTATGTGGTAACCGAAACCGATCTGTTCGACTTCCGGAGTTTATAA
- a CDS encoding TIGR00282 family metallophosphoesterase: MRILFIGDVVGKTGRTAVNERLPALIAAWKLDLVVVNGENAAGGFGITEAIYQEFLDAGADAVTLGNHAWNQKEALVFIERAPRLVRPLNFPRHTPGRGAALIDTKDGRRALVINTMARIFMEPFNDPFRAIERELDACPLRETADAIVVDFHGEATSEKQSMGFFCDGRASLVVGTHTHVPTADHRILSAGTAYMSDAGMTGDYDSVIGMQKGEPLHRFTTGIPSGRFEPANGVATLSGVAVETDDATGLALRIAPVRLGGRLEQAEPSFWT, translated from the coding sequence TTGCGAATTCTTTTTATCGGCGACGTCGTCGGCAAGACCGGGCGCACCGCGGTCAACGAACGCCTGCCGGCGCTGATTGCCGCATGGAAGCTCGATCTTGTCGTCGTCAACGGCGAGAATGCGGCCGGCGGTTTCGGCATCACCGAGGCGATTTACCAGGAATTTCTCGACGCCGGCGCCGACGCGGTCACGCTCGGCAATCACGCCTGGAATCAGAAAGAGGCGCTGGTGTTTATCGAGCGGGCGCCGCGGCTCGTTCGCCCGCTGAATTTCCCGCGTCATACGCCGGGACGCGGCGCCGCGCTGATCGACACCAAGGACGGCCGCCGCGCGCTCGTCATCAATACCATGGCGCGCATCTTCATGGAGCCGTTCAACGATCCCTTCCGCGCCATCGAGCGCGAGTTAGATGCCTGTCCGCTGCGCGAGACGGCGGACGCGATCGTCGTGGATTTCCACGGCGAGGCGACCAGCGAGAAGCAAAGCATGGGCTTCTTCTGCGACGGCCGCGCCAGCCTCGTGGTCGGGACCCATACCCATGTGCCGACGGCGGATCACCGGATCCTTTCCGCCGGCACCGCCTATATGAGCGATGCCGGCATGACCGGCGACTATGATTCCGTGATCGGAATGCAGAAGGGGGAGCCGCTGCACCGCTTCACCACGGGTATTCCGAGCGGCCGGTTCGAGCCGGCCAACGGCGTCGCCACCTTAAGCGGCGTCGCGGTCGAGACCGACGACGCGACGGGGCTCGCGCTCCGAATCGCACCGGTGCGGCTCGGCGGACGGCTCGAACAAGCGGAGCCGTCGTTCTGGACCTGA
- a CDS encoding cell division protein ZapA, protein MSYVNVTINGRQYRMACEDGQEDRLLKLAGDLESRIGELRAKFGEIGDQRLEVMAALTASDELMDARQRIRALEDELNALGDVRAAAGEHARATQTAVAAALNMAAQRIEKTTQTLNRTVGGGIAMG, encoded by the coding sequence ATGAGCTACGTCAACGTCACCATCAACGGCCGCCAGTACCGCATGGCCTGCGAGGACGGGCAGGAAGACCGGCTGCTGAAACTTGCGGGCGACCTGGAAAGCCGGATCGGCGAGTTGCGCGCCAAATTCGGCGAGATCGGCGATCAGCGGCTCGAGGTGATGGCGGCGCTGACGGCCTCCGACGAACTGATGGATGCGCGCCAACGCATCCGCGCGCTGGAGGACGAGCTTAACGCATTGGGCGACGTGCGCGCTGCGGCCGGCGAGCACGCGCGCGCCACGCAAACGGCCGTGGCCGCCGCGCTGAACATGGCGGCGCAGCGGATCGAGAAGACGACGCAGACCTTGAACCGCACTGTCGGCGGCGGCATCGCCATGGGGTGA
- a CDS encoding type II toxin-antitoxin system HicB family antitoxin → MKLEYAVRIDRLADTDGGGYLATVPELPGCMSDGATPEEALRNVQQAIASWIESAEEWKQDVPKPAPPLARAG, encoded by the coding sequence ATGAAACTCGAATATGCCGTTCGGATAGACCGGTTGGCGGATACTGACGGCGGGGGCTATCTTGCGACTGTGCCCGAACTTCCCGGATGCATGTCCGACGGGGCTACCCCCGAAGAAGCGCTCCGGAATGTGCAGCAAGCCATCGCGTCGTGGATCGAATCCGCCGAGGAATGGAAGCAGGACGTGCCCAAGCCTGCGCCGCCGCTGGCCCGCGCCGGATAG
- the tkt gene encoding transketolase codes for MPTVDSSHMANAVRALAMDAVEKAKSGHPGLPMGMADVATVLFTKFLKYDAADPHWPDRDRFILSAGHGSMLLYALLYLTGYKEMTLDQIKNFRQLNSKTPGHPENFVTEGVETTTGPLGQGVATSVGFALAERLLAAQFGTDVVDHYTYVLCSDGDLMEGISHEAIALAGHLKLNKLIFLYDDNGITIDGPISLADDVDQVARFKACGWDARRIDGHDPKAVAAAIRRAQKSDKPSLIACKTIIGFGAPTRAGTSKAHGEALGAEELAGAKKALGWNYGPFEIPDDVLKAWRSAGRKGKRHNKEWRARFTAKSEAERGEFTRRAIDRKPPQNLDEVIRKLKDKLVAEPPTIATRKASELALEVLVPAVPELLLGSADLTPSNNTRPKGLKEVQPGHDDGRYIHYGIRELGMSAAMNGIALHGGFAPAGGTFMCFTDYARPAMRISALAHIPVIYIMTHDSIGLGEDGPTHQPVEHLASLRAMPNMRVFRPADAVETAECWQLALERPKGPTVLALSRQNLTPVRKTAHPDNRCAHGAYELVAANGEAKVSIFASGSEIEIAVAAQQQLAGRGIASRVVSVPSLELLLEQPEERRQAIIGKAPVKIAVEAAVRFGWDAVIGSDGLFVGMHSFGHSAPAKDLYKFFGITAEAVVDAAETRLRRG; via the coding sequence ATGCCGACCGTCGATTCCTCCCATATGGCGAATGCAGTCCGCGCGCTCGCGATGGACGCTGTAGAAAAAGCAAAATCGGGCCATCCCGGCCTGCCGATGGGCATGGCCGACGTCGCCACGGTGCTGTTCACCAAGTTCCTGAAGTACGACGCCGCCGATCCGCACTGGCCGGACCGCGACCGCTTCATTCTCTCCGCCGGCCACGGCTCGATGCTGCTTTACGCGCTCTTGTACCTGACCGGCTACAAGGAGATGACGCTCGATCAGATCAAGAATTTCCGGCAACTCAACTCCAAGACGCCGGGCCATCCCGAGAACTTCGTCACCGAGGGCGTCGAGACCACCACCGGCCCGCTCGGCCAGGGCGTCGCCACCTCGGTCGGCTTCGCGCTGGCGGAACGCCTGCTGGCCGCCCAGTTCGGCACCGACGTGGTCGACCATTACACCTATGTGCTGTGCTCCGATGGCGACCTGATGGAGGGCATCAGCCACGAGGCCATCGCGCTGGCCGGCCATCTCAAGCTCAACAAGCTGATTTTCCTTTACGACGACAACGGCATCACCATCGACGGCCCGATCTCGCTGGCCGACGACGTCGATCAGGTGGCGCGCTTCAAGGCGTGCGGCTGGGACGCAAGGCGGATCGACGGCCACGATCCCAAGGCGGTCGCGGCCGCGATCCGCCGGGCGCAAAAGTCCGACAAGCCGTCGCTGATCGCCTGCAAGACCATTATCGGCTTCGGCGCCCCCACCAGGGCCGGCACGTCCAAGGCGCACGGCGAAGCGCTCGGAGCGGAAGAACTCGCAGGCGCGAAGAAGGCGCTCGGCTGGAACTACGGCCCGTTTGAAATTCCCGACGACGTCCTCAAGGCGTGGCGCAGCGCCGGACGCAAGGGCAAGCGACACAACAAGGAGTGGCGCGCGCGGTTCACGGCGAAGTCCGAGGCGGAGCGCGGCGAATTCACGCGCCGCGCCATCGACCGCAAGCCGCCGCAAAACCTCGACGAGGTGATCCGCAAGCTCAAGGACAAGCTGGTGGCCGAGCCGCCGACGATCGCCACCCGCAAGGCCAGCGAACTGGCGCTCGAGGTGCTGGTGCCGGCAGTGCCGGAATTGCTGCTCGGCTCCGCCGACCTCACGCCCTCCAACAACACCCGCCCCAAGGGTCTGAAGGAAGTGCAGCCCGGTCACGACGACGGCCGCTACATCCACTACGGCATCCGCGAGCTCGGCATGTCCGCGGCCATGAACGGCATTGCGCTGCATGGCGGATTCGCGCCGGCCGGCGGCACCTTCATGTGCTTCACCGACTACGCCCGCCCGGCGATGCGCATTTCGGCGCTGGCGCATATCCCGGTGATCTACATCATGACCCACGACTCGATAGGGCTCGGCGAGGACGGTCCCACCCACCAGCCGGTGGAGCATCTGGCGAGCTTGCGCGCGATGCCGAACATGCGCGTGTTCCGCCCCGCCGATGCGGTCGAGACCGCCGAGTGCTGGCAGCTCGCTCTGGAGCGGCCGAAGGGACCGACGGTTCTGGCGTTGTCGCGGCAGAACCTGACGCCGGTGCGCAAGACCGCGCATCCGGACAACCGCTGCGCGCACGGCGCCTACGAGCTGGTCGCGGCCAACGGCGAGGCGAAAGTGTCGATCTTCGCGTCAGGATCGGAAATCGAGATTGCGGTCGCGGCGCAACAACAGCTCGCCGGACGCGGCATTGCGTCGCGGGTGGTCTCGGTGCCCTCGCTGGAACTGTTGCTGGAGCAGCCAGAGGAACGGCGGCAAGCCATCATCGGCAAAGCGCCGGTCAAGATTGCCGTTGAAGCAGCCGTCCGCTTCGGCTGGGACGCCGTGATCGGGTCCGACGGCCTCTTCGTCGGCATGCACAGTTTCGGTCACAGCGCTCCCGCCAAGGATCTGTACAAATTCTTCGGCATCACCGCCGAGGCCGTGGTCGATGCAGCGGAGACGCGCCTTCGTCGAGGTTGA